A window of Panthera tigris isolate Pti1 chromosome A3, P.tigris_Pti1_mat1.1, whole genome shotgun sequence genomic DNA:
CACCACGCAGTGCCGCCGGGTGCCCCAGCGCACCCTCCGCGGAGCGAAGATCACCAGCCTTTGTGTCTGGATCGGTGTCACCATCATGGtcctgcccttctcctcctttgCTGGCGTCTACAGCAATCAGCTGCAGGTCACGAGTTGCGGGCTGATCTTCCCGCGGCCTGAGAGGGCCTGGTTCAAGGCCAGCCGCATCTACATGCTAGTCCTGGGCTTTGTGGTGCCCGTGTGTACCCTCTGCGTGCTCTACGTGGACCTGTTGCGTCGGCTGCGGGCCCTGCGGCTCCACTCCAGAACCAAAGCTCTGGGCAGAGCCAAGCGGAAGGTGACCACCCTGGTCCTGGCTGTGCTGGCCGTGGGCCTGCTCTGCTGGACGCCCTTCCACCTGGCCCCCGTCGTGGCCCTGACCACAGACGTGCCCCAGACGTCACTGGTCAGCGGCATCTCCTACGTCGTCACCAGCCTCAGCTATGCCAGCTCCTGTCTCAACCCTTTCCTCTACGCCTTCCTGGATGAGAACTTCCCAAACAGCTTCCGCAGCACCTTCCGGTGCTCAGGGGCCTCAGCGCCCTCTGCAGAGCCCCCGTGTGTCTGCTAGGAAAAGCGCTGTTCCCTTCGGAGGAAAGGCTCACCTGCTCACGTCCCATCGCCACCTTCtccacacagagagaggaagacccgtGAAGGCCGCCCACCGGACCTGCAGAGACGACCGCGACATCTCTGCCACCTGGACAGCCCCTGGGCAGGCAGCTGCAGGGAGTCAGGTTCTGGCCCCACCCTGCCTGTCTGACCCCGGGCACGACAGGCATCCTGACTCTACTCACctgcagagaggca
This region includes:
- the NPBWR2 gene encoding LOW QUALITY PROTEIN: neuropeptides B/W receptor type 2 (The sequence of the model RefSeq protein was modified relative to this genomic sequence to represent the inferred CDS: inserted 1 base in 1 codon; deleted 1 base in 1 codon), producing MQAAGLDPLESRGFPFQAAVGADFSWDNGTGHNVTLPEPLPPFYVLLPTVYSVICAMGLAGNTXVIYVIRRVPKMKTVSNVFILNLAIADGLFTLVLPVSIAEHLLQRWPFGEPLCKLVLAIDHYNIFSSIYFPATMSVDRYLVVLATTQCRRVPQRTLRGAKITSLCVWIGVTIMVLPFSSFAGVYSNQLQVTSCGLIFPRPERAWFKASRIYMLVLGFVVPVCTLCVLYVDLLRRLRALRLHSRTKALGRAKRKVTTLVLAVLAVGLLCWTPFHLAPVVALTTDVPQTSLVSGISYVVTSLSYASSCLNPFLYAFLDENFPNSFRSTFRCSGASAPSAEPPCVC